CGAAAGAGAAATACGATCAATTAATCGCTGATGGCTATTGTGTCGTTGAAAATGTTTTGAAAGAAGAGATGCTTAACCGACTTCGGACGGTGACCGACGAACTACTCGATGCTCAAACGGAAGACCAACACGCAGCCTATCGCTCCTCTGGCAGTATGATCAGTGTGTATATGCATCCACTGTTCGCAGAACTCGTCGCTTACCCGCGTGCCCTGCAGGCTCTTGACGCTTTGGGGTTCTTGAGACCGAAGTGGTCGTCGGGATATGTCATCAGTAAACCGCCTCAGAGTCCACCCCTATTTTGGCACCAAGACTGGTGGGGATGGAACGATCCGTGCAGCTACACGGCACTGCCCCAACAGTTGTTCCTCATGTACTATCTGGTTGACACGGCACCTCACAACGGGTGTCTCCGTGTCATTAAAGGTTCACATCTCAATCGCCATCCGCTGCATGATATACTGCCCGATGCCCACGGCGAAGCGCTCCAGCGCGTAGACAATGCTGACCATCCCGCATA
This genomic window from Candidatus Poribacteria bacterium contains:
- a CDS encoding phytanoyl-CoA dioxygenase family protein; protein product: MKAEKPKEKYDQLIADGYCVVENVLKEEMLNRLRTVTDELLDAQTEDQHAAYRSSGSMISVYMHPLFAELVAYPRALQALDALGFLRPKWSSGYVISKPPQSPPLFWHQDWWGWNDPCSYTALPQQLFLMYYLVDTAPHNGCLRVIKGSHLNRHPLHDILPDAHGEALQRVDNADHPAYQHFPDEIDIPVKAGDLVIGDSRLLHASHSNQSDKRRTVITLWYHPFFALLPTEMQAHIGRLRQSLAWSDAEWARIAELAPICKGDVEPLKWNRNPGPKLK